The sequence CGGTGGTCGTCCTCGGGCCTGATCGGGGCAATGCGCCTCGAATGGCGCGGCGGCGACGAAGACGCCGCGTTGGAACTCCTCGACCTACTCAACTCGCGCCGCCAGTGGACCCGGGTCGGCGCCCGGGCGGCCCTGTTCGCGGCGGTCTCGGACCTGGTCCGCGGCCGCGCCGACCGCGCCGGCCGCTGGCTCGACCTGGCGGACAAGGACGCCGCCCGCAACGCGCTGGAGACCAACTATTGGCGCGGCCGCCTGGCGGAACTCCAGGAATCCCCAGACGAGGCGGTCCGGCGCTACTTGGCGGTGCAGCGGATGAACCTGCATCACCCGCTCGGCCAGGACGCCCGCCGCCGACTCCGCCTGACGCACCTGGAGGGACCGGCGCGAGCCGAGGGGCTGCGGCAAGCCGCCGCCGGGGAACTCTACCCCGCCTGGCTGCTGCTAGAGGACGACCACCCGCAGAAGGCTCGCGCCGCCGGCCGTCTGACCGAGCGCTTCGCCCGCGACCGCCTCGCCGGACCGATCGTGGCTGCTGCCGAGCGCCCGGTGCGCAACTGGCCCCTGTGGACCGCCGTCACCCGCACCGCCGAAGACAAGCTTCTGGCGCTGGGAATCTGGTGGGAAGGACTGCCTTCGATCCAGCGCAACTTCCCAACCTCGTCACCGGACTTGACCTTCACCGGCGGCCTGCTGCAAAACCGCGCCGGCCGCACGGATCGCGCCATCGCCCGCGCCGATCTGCTGGTGCGACGCACCGCCGACCGGGTGCCGGACCCCTTCCTGCCGGAGCGCCTCCGGCGGCTCCTCTACCCCTTCCCGCACAGCGATCTGCTCGCCGCCCAGGGAAGGAGGTTCGGTGTGGACCCCTACCTGCTGGCGGCGGTGATCCGGGAAGAGAGCCGCTTCGACCCGCGCGCCCTGTCGTCGGCTTCGGCCCGCGGCCTCACCCAGTTCGTCGCGCCGACGGCGCGCCGCATCGGCGCCGAGATCGGCCTCGGCGAGGTGACCGCCGACGACCTCTACCGGCCGGAGGTTTCCGTGCCGTTGGGCGCCGCCTACCTGCGCGGGCTCCTCGACCGGGCGCGGGGCATGCCCCACGTCGCCGTCGCCTCCTACAACGCCGGTGAGCCGCAGGCCCGCCTGTGGCGCAGCTACTGCTACAGCGGCGAGGCCGCCGAGTATTACTCCAAGGTCACCTTCACGGAGACCCGCGGCTATCTGCGCAAGGTGCTCACCAGTTGGTCCCAGTACCGCGACATCTACCGGGCGGACCTCGCCGAACGGAGCGGGCGCTGACCGGCAGCCACCCCGAGAAAACGCCTACCAGCCGCCACCGCAGCCCGGGCAGGTTTCGCCGGGGTAGTAGTCCGAGTACGGAGACGTCGTTCCCCAGCGGAAAACACCCCAACAGGTAACGATCACCTCGCCGACAATGGTGGTCTTGGCGGCGCTGCTGTAGTACGTCCGATCAGACTCGCGGCAAGGCAGGGCGTTCGCATCCTCGGCCCAGGACAGGCTGACCAAGGTGCCGACCAGCGCCATGGCGACGAGCAGGACACCGGCGATCCAGCGTTTGCGATCTACGAAGGTTGCGGACATCGATCCACCTCCACATCGAGTTCGGCGAGTCCAGCCGGCGCCCGAGCGGCGCCCTCGGTTCACCGAGTTCAAGGTGGATTCACCATAACATCCATATGTTCGAATAATTAGATGTTTTGGAGAAGACAAGCTCCACTACAGCGGAACGCTCAGCGATCGAGGAACGCCAGCTACGGCTCGGCGGCCTCTTCCACCCGGCCGACCACCCGCGGCAAGACTCTCGGCTCATCGAAGAAGACGGAGATGTCCGCCTCGTTGCGCAGGTCGCTGGTCCAGCGCTCGATCTCCTCGTTGAGACGGATCTCCCGGATCAGCGCGCGCAGGCGCTCGCGCACTTCGTCCAGGGGCGGCACCTCTTCGCCCTGGGCGGCCAAGGCCGGCGCGAACTCGTTGTCGTAGTAGGCGCGGATCTCGTCGAGATCCACGAACACCCGGGCGCCCAGCCGCTCCTCCACATAGGTCAACACCGAAAGCTGGCGGGCGACGAGCTGACGCAGCTCGGCCTCGGTGAAGTTCACCCGCCGCATCCGCTGGAGGAACTCCTCCTCGTTGCCGAAACGGTTCTGGATCTCCTGCACCCGATCCTCGATCAGGGACACCGGCGCCTGCTCGAAACCGAAGCGCTCCACCGCCTGCAGCCGCACCCGCTGATCGATCAGATTCTCGAGCACCCGCCGGCGAAAGGAATCTTCGCTTTCGCCGGGCTGCCGCTCCGCCAAGCCGAGACTGATCAGCTCTTCGATCTCGGAGATGAGGATAGGCTCATCGGAAACCACCGCCACCACCCGGTCGACCAGCTCGGGAGGTTCTTGAGCGACCAGAAGCGAGCCGGAGAGCAGGGGGAAAAGCCCCGTCAGCAAGGCGCCGAAAAGGAACGGGAACACGCGGCGTGGCAGTGCATTGCGCATGGATCGCATGCTAGCAGGAGTCGCCGTGGCGCCTGCTACGATCAGCCCCCATGACCGACACACCGAGGGAGAGATCCACCGCCGGACGGCTCCTCGTCGTGCCTACCCCCATCGGCCACCTCGACGACCTCTCGCCGCGCGCCCGCGCCGCCTTCGAGGCGGCGGATTTGGTGGCCTGCGAGGACACCCGCCGCACCGGCAGCCTGCTCGCCAACCTCGGCCTCAAGCGCCCGTTGCTCTCGCTGCACGAGCACAACGAACGGCAGCGTCTACCCCGGCTGCTCGACGAGCTGAAAGGCGGTGCCACCATCGCCCTGGCGAGCGATGCCGGCACGCCGCTGCTGTCCGATCCGGGGTTCGTGCTAGTGCGCGAGGCGGCGGCGGAAGGCATCCGCATCGAGCCCCTGCCGGGACCCTCGGCGGTACTCACCGCGCTGGTCGCCTCGGCCCTGCCGCCGCTGCCCTTCACCTTCGCCGGCTTTCCGCCCCGGAAGAGCGGCAAGCGCCAGACCTTCTACCGCGAAGTGGGCTCCCTCGGCCACACGGTCATCCTGTTCGAATCCCCCCGCCGACTCCTCGCCTCCCTCGCCGACGCCCGGGAAGCCTGCGGCGACCGGCCCTTGGCGGTGGCCCGAGAGTTGACCAAGATCCACGAGGAAGTGCTGCGGGGATCGATCACCGAGGTCATCGCACAGCTCGAAGAAAAGCCCGCCGTCAAAGGAGAGATCGTGGTGGTGCTCGGCGGGCCGCCGAAGGGGTGAGAAGGGCAATCAGCCGAGCGCGCGATCGATCCAGCAGCCGCCCAGCACCTGGGTGCCGCGGTAGAACACCGCCGCCTGGCCCGGCGCCACGCCGCGCTGGGGCTCGGCGAATTCCACCCGCACGCGGTCGCCGGCGAGCGGGGTGATTCGCCCGTCGACCCCTGAGTGGCGGGAGCGGATGCGGATGGTGGCCCCGGCCGAGCCGGAGGAGAGGTCCGGCGGGGAGATCCAGTGCAGGCGCTCGCCCTCGAGGCCGGGAGCCTGCAATTCCTCGTCGTCGCCGACCACCACGCGGTTGCCGGCGGCATCGATTTCGAGCACATACAGGCGACGGTCCGAGGCGATCCCCAAACCGCGGCGCTGGCCGACGGTGTAGCGATAGTAGGGTTCGCCCTGACCGAGCGCCGTGCCGGCGCGGTCCACCAGGGTGGCCGGTTGACCGGTTTCGACCCGGCCGGCGGCGTTGACGATCGGCAGGCCGCCGCCCACCGCGACGCGCTCTTTCCGCTCTTCCATTTCCCGCTCGACGAACTCCCGCACGCTGCCGGCGACGAAACAAATCTCCATGCTCTCGCCCTTCTCGGCCACCACCAGACGGGCCTCGCGGGCCAGTTCCCGCACGGCGTCCTTGTCCATCTCGCCCAAGGGGAATTCCGAGGCGGCGAGCTGCCGCTGGTCGAGCTCGAAGAGGAAGTAGCTCTGGTCCTTGGCC is a genomic window of Acidobacteriota bacterium containing:
- the mnmA gene encoding tRNA 2-thiouridine(34) synthase MnmA, which gives rise to MSGGLDSSVAALLLARRGQPVVGLSMLLWDRSEESANGRCCGALDLGDARRVAEQVGIPHYTLRMDDEFRETVVDPFVDDYLAGRTPSPCVRCNTWVKFDRLLERARTFGAERVATGHYARLLDGPEGRELHTALDPAKDQSYFLFELDQRQLAASEFPLGEMDKDAVRELAREARLVVAEKGESMEICFVAGSVREFVEREMEERKERVAVGGGLPIVNAAGRVETGQPATLVDRAGTALGQGEPYYRYTVGQRRGLGIASDRRLYVLEIDAAGNRVVVGDDEELQAPGLEGERLHWISPPDLSSGSAGATIRIRSRHSGVDGRITPLAGDRVRVEFAEPQRGVAPGQAAVFYRGTQVLGGCWIDRALG
- the rsmI gene encoding 16S rRNA (cytidine(1402)-2'-O)-methyltransferase; its protein translation is MTDTPRERSTAGRLLVVPTPIGHLDDLSPRARAAFEAADLVACEDTRRTGSLLANLGLKRPLLSLHEHNERQRLPRLLDELKGGATIALASDAGTPLLSDPGFVLVREAAAEGIRIEPLPGPSAVLTALVASALPPLPFTFAGFPPRKSGKRQTFYREVGSLGHTVILFESPRRLLASLADAREACGDRPLAVARELTKIHEEVLRGSITEVIAQLEEKPAVKGEIVVVLGGPPKG
- a CDS encoding lytic transglycosylase domain-containing protein, whose translation is MNRLNSSRALFALSLAITAVVVPGSAQGQADPRPVLVELQLEGRWAEALEVTETLLREDTERAHSFGLDFLRGHLLTQLCQGPDAARAFVQSMARTPALEMYSRYRLALEQEKAQHPEVAAGLVATVVASGPEPLAGPATEVLHRTVLAGGDCRLLRGISRHRLPEDSQRQLAVTNGVCAERRGTLDEAREIYAAILAADRQDDPARQAAERWYRILVGSPEPAAARALGRTFHHHRQFDRAIELLEPQVRSYRGELDGEEFDVAYELVRSYFWQERFAAAAAGFGTLADRVSLPTRKAQALYQQGRSLELNGEWALAAQTFRRAYLADPTGRWSSSGLIGAMRLEWRGGDEDAALELLDLLNSRRQWTRVGARAALFAAVSDLVRGRADRAGRWLDLADKDAARNALETNYWRGRLAELQESPDEAVRRYLAVQRMNLHHPLGQDARRRLRLTHLEGPARAEGLRQAAAGELYPAWLLLEDDHPQKARAAGRLTERFARDRLAGPIVAAAERPVRNWPLWTAVTRTAEDKLLALGIWWEGLPSIQRNFPTSSPDLTFTGGLLQNRAGRTDRAIARADLLVRRTADRVPDPFLPERLRRLLYPFPHSDLLAAQGRRFGVDPYLLAAVIREESRFDPRALSSASARGLTQFVAPTARRIGAEIGLGEVTADDLYRPEVSVPLGAAYLRGLLDRARGMPHVAVASYNAGEPQARLWRSYCYSGEAAEYYSKVTFTETRGYLRKVLTSWSQYRDIYRADLAERSGR